In Caldicoprobacter guelmensis, the genomic stretch AGGGATGGCCATACTGGCAGGTGACGGCCTGCTAAATCTAGCTTATGAGGTTTTTCTGGAAAACGCCATGAAGTATCCTCACAAGCTGGAACGGCATGTGAGGGCGGCTTTTGCGATAGCAAGAGCGGCTGGAATTCACGGCATGATAGGTGGACAGGTGGCTGACCTTGAACAGGAAGGCAAGGAAGTCAAGCCCGATGTGCTTTTTTATATCCACACCCACAAGACCGGGGCGTTGATTGAAGCAGCTGTTAGGGCCGGAGCCATACTTGAGCCCATAGGGGAAGACGTTGAGGATGCCATAGCAAAGTATGGCCAAAAGCTGGGGCTGGCATTTCAAATAGTAGACGATATATTGGACGTGACGGGAGATGCAGCCAGTATGGGGAAAAACCCCAATCGGGACCAAGCACACCAAAAAGCCACTTTCCCAGCTCTGTATGGCCTTAAGGAATCGCAGCGCATGGCACAAGAGCTGATTGACCAGGCGGTAAGCCATCTTGACTGCTTCGGCAAAGATGCCGGTTTTCTGAAAGAATTGGCTCGTTATGTGCTGAAACGCCAGAAATAGGAGGGAACTGATGGAACAGCTTCGACAGCTTGTAGCCAATTCGGTGTTATGGGTAAGCTTTCTGGCGTGGTTCATCGCCCAGGCATCCAAAGTGGTCTTGACAATACTTACTCATAAAAAGCTGGACCTGCGTAGGTTTGTAGGGTCAGGAGGCATGCCCAGTTCCCATACTGCTTTGGTGGTTTCCCTGGCTACCGCAATTGGAGAGACAAATGGTTACAATTCGCATATATTTGCTTTATCTCTGGTGTTTGCCTTTGTGGTGATGTATGATGCCGCTGGAGTGAGGAGGGCGGCTGGCAAACAAGCTGCGGTACTCAACGAGATAGTAGAGAGGCTGCAGGAAGGCAGGGATGTTCCGCAGGAAAAGCTGAAGGAGCTTATAGGCCATACGCCTATAGAGGTCATAGTGGGTGCAGTTTTAGGCTTTATAATAGCCAAGCTTCTGGTGTAGAATTTGAATTTATGCGGGTATTGTGGTATAATACTGTTCCAGAAAACAAACTCATGCGTGGTGGTGCAGTATTCTAGTCAGCCCGGCCAATTTTGAAGACGGGCCTAAAAATCCGTCAAGGGCACATCGATGAAGTTCCTGGTGCTGGCTCGCGACGCCCAGTCGTGGGTTGGTGCTGGGAGTTAAGGAAGATGGGCGACCCGCAAAGGCATGCGGGCGTTGACCCATCTTCCGCGGAGACCCAAGCTGGTGGCAGCCGTTACATGCTACTACTTGGGCTTGAACCTGCATCGCGGCGAAGAGCTGTGTGCAGCGTAGCCCGCCTTGAGTGGCATGGGTGGATTACAGGTCAGGTTTCTGCACAAAG encodes the following:
- a CDS encoding polyprenyl synthetase family protein codes for the protein MNFNELYNNKLALVEDALKRLMEQHGDCPPTLLKAMNYSLFAGGKRIRPVLLLAAHELVGGNIEESMALACGLEMIHTYSLIHDDLPAMDDDDLRRGMPTNHKVFGEGMAILAGDGLLNLAYEVFLENAMKYPHKLERHVRAAFAIARAAGIHGMIGGQVADLEQEGKEVKPDVLFYIHTHKTGALIEAAVRAGAILEPIGEDVEDAIAKYGQKLGLAFQIVDDILDVTGDAASMGKNPNRDQAHQKATFPALYGLKESQRMAQELIDQAVSHLDCFGKDAGFLKELARYVLKRQK
- a CDS encoding divergent PAP2 family protein — its product is MEQLRQLVANSVLWVSFLAWFIAQASKVVLTILTHKKLDLRRFVGSGGMPSSHTALVVSLATAIGETNGYNSHIFALSLVFAFVVMYDAAGVRRAAGKQAAVLNEIVERLQEGRDVPQEKLKELIGHTPIEVIVGAVLGFIIAKLLV